From Desulfosalsimonas propionicica, the proteins below share one genomic window:
- a CDS encoding zinc-ribbon domain-containing protein codes for MEITCTHCQKKIQIPDEKVPENKPFSLRCPGCKNRFSVDPAASADPAADAGFEDAETGGADEADEFAVSGDDYDASEKPFDFLEEEGRTAMLLENDAGIVSQAQKVLEVMDYHVTVPEDVRDALRKMKYHQFDLILLNEIFDSSSPDANGVLIYLQRMTMDTRRQIFVALLTERYDTMDRMAAFLKSVNVVIHVKDISQLDRILARAINENELFYAVFKESAKKLGQY; via the coding sequence ATGGAGATTACCTGCACTCACTGCCAGAAAAAAATTCAGATACCGGATGAAAAGGTCCCGGAAAACAAGCCTTTTTCTTTGCGCTGTCCGGGCTGTAAAAACAGATTTTCAGTGGACCCGGCCGCATCTGCCGATCCTGCCGCGGATGCCGGGTTTGAGGATGCCGAGACAGGCGGGGCAGACGAAGCGGATGAATTTGCCGTTTCCGGCGACGACTATGATGCCAGTGAAAAGCCCTTTGATTTTCTTGAGGAAGAGGGCCGCACAGCCATGCTTCTGGAAAACGACGCAGGCATTGTTTCGCAGGCGCAAAAGGTTCTGGAAGTCATGGATTATCATGTAACCGTGCCCGAAGACGTCCGTGATGCCCTGCGCAAAATGAAATACCATCAGTTTGACCTGATTCTGCTCAACGAAATCTTTGACAGCAGCAGTCCGGATGCCAACGGGGTGCTGATCTATCTCCAGCGCATGACCATGGACACCCGGCGCCAGATCTTTGTGGCCCTTCTCACGGAACGATACGATACAATGGACCGTATGGCGGCTTTTTTAAAAAGCGTCAATGTGGTCATTCATGTAAAGGATATCTCACAGCTCGATCGCATCCTGGCCCGGGCCATTAATGAAAATGAACTGTTCTATGCTGTTTTTAAGGAAAGCGCGAAAAAACTGGGGCAATACTGA
- a CDS encoding type IV pilus twitching motility protein PilT: protein MRKPEMDHILTTMLDSHQSVSDLNFTVGKPLQVESYGELVPVDMKPPLRQLTPFQTEMVALNLIGNNRRLTETLIREGSCDLSYSLPGKARFRVNVFSQSGHYSVVLRQLETRVPTIQEIALPRSFYDIAQERNGIVFVTGATGTGKTTSLAAMLEDINKNKSVHVITLEDPIEFVHSHKKATFNQRELGRDFDSFAHGLRAALRQAPKVILVGEMRDRETVEIGLTAAETGHLVLTTLHTVDAGQTINRILGMFSTEEENQVRIRLADTMRWIVCQRLLPKAGGGRVAAFEILRTSLRVKDSILNGETEGKTFYEIMEAGNAFGMTTFDNNIVNLFEKGLITENTALSYASRRSVVGRGIDQVKSARGEATTDIENLEIDMGYNRK from the coding sequence ATGCGAAAGCCGGAAATGGATCATATCCTGACCACCATGCTCGATTCGCACCAGAGCGTGTCCGACCTGAATTTTACCGTTGGAAAACCCCTGCAGGTGGAATCCTACGGCGAGCTGGTACCCGTTGACATGAAGCCGCCGCTGCGGCAGCTCACCCCTTTTCAAACCGAGATGGTGGCCTTAAACCTCATCGGCAACAACCGGAGACTCACCGAAACCCTGATCCGGGAAGGCTCCTGCGACCTGTCCTATTCCCTGCCCGGCAAGGCGCGGTTTCGTGTCAATGTTTTTTCCCAGTCAGGTCACTACTCGGTGGTGCTGCGCCAGTTGGAAACGCGGGTGCCAACCATCCAGGAAATTGCCCTGCCCAGGTCCTTTTATGATATAGCGCAGGAGCGAAATGGCATTGTGTTTGTTACCGGTGCCACCGGTACCGGTAAAACCACATCCCTTGCGGCCATGCTCGAGGACATCAACAAGAACAAATCCGTCCACGTCATTACCCTGGAGGACCCGATTGAATTTGTTCATTCCCACAAAAAAGCCACTTTTAATCAGCGGGAACTCGGCCGGGATTTTGACTCCTTTGCCCATGGCCTGCGCGCTGCCCTGCGCCAGGCACCCAAGGTCATCCTGGTTGGCGAAATGCGCGACCGGGAAACCGTGGAAATCGGTCTGACAGCGGCGGAAACCGGCCATCTGGTGCTGACCACCTTGCACACCGTGGATGCCGGCCAGACCATAAACCGCATCCTGGGCATGTTCAGCACTGAAGAGGAAAATCAGGTGCGGATCCGGCTGGCCGACACCATGCGCTGGATCGTATGCCAGCGCCTGCTGCCCAAGGCGGGCGGGGGCCGGGTCGCCGCCTTTGAGATTCTGCGCACAAGCCTTCGGGTCAAGGATTCGATTCTAAACGGGGAAACCGAGGGCAAGACTTTCTATGAGATCATGGAAGCCGGAAACGCCTTTGGTATGACCACTTTTGACAACAATATCGTCAATCTTTTTGAAAAGGGGCTGATCACGGAAAATACGGCCCTTTCCTACGCTTCCCGCCGGTCTGTGGTGGGCCGGGGCATTGACCAGGTCAAAAGCGCAAGGGGCGAGGCCACCACCGACATTGAAAATCTCGAAATCGACATGGGATATAACCGGAAATAA
- a CDS encoding type IV pilus twitching motility protein PilT has product MAKIDAFFKLMNDQGASDLHLAAGQQPALRIRGEIERVKYKALSNDDLRAMVYEITPEDKIKVFEETGDIDFGYEIPGLARYRANMFMQRNGVGAVFRQIPTNIMTVEQLGLPSVVSRLATLPRGLVIVTGPTGSGKSTTLAAIIDEANRVRKDHIITVEDPIEFVHESKGCIINQREVGQHTKSFSAALRGALREDPDVILVGEMRDLETISLAIEAASTGHLVFGTLHTSSAMKTVDRIVEVFPAHQQPQIRSTLSDGIRAVLAQVLFKRIDRKGRSPALEVMIATPAVRNLIREAKTHQLASSMQTGKKYGMQILDDAIMDLYNKGWISGEDAYAKSNEKTRFRPLMKNPPADFTEA; this is encoded by the coding sequence ATGGCTAAGATTGATGCGTTTTTCAAGCTGATGAATGATCAGGGGGCCTCAGACCTCCACCTGGCGGCCGGCCAGCAGCCCGCCCTGCGCATCCGGGGGGAGATCGAGCGGGTGAAGTACAAGGCATTGAGCAATGATGACCTGCGCGCCATGGTCTATGAAATTACCCCGGAAGACAAGATCAAGGTATTTGAGGAAACCGGGGACATTGATTTTGGCTATGAAATCCCGGGCCTGGCCAGGTACCGGGCCAATATGTTCATGCAGCGAAACGGGGTGGGTGCGGTTTTCCGGCAGATTCCCACCAACATCATGACCGTCGAGCAGCTGGGCCTGCCCTCGGTGGTCTCCAGGCTGGCCACTTTGCCAAGGGGACTGGTGATTGTCACCGGCCCCACGGGCAGCGGAAAATCAACGACACTGGCCGCCATTATTGACGAGGCCAACCGGGTGCGCAAGGATCATATCATCACAGTTGAGGATCCCATCGAATTTGTGCACGAAAGCAAGGGCTGTATCATTAATCAGCGCGAAGTGGGCCAGCACACCAAATCCTTCAGCGCGGCCCTGCGCGGTGCCCTGCGTGAGGACCCGGACGTCATCCTGGTGGGGGAAATGCGGGACCTGGAAACCATTTCACTGGCCATTGAGGCGGCTTCCACCGGACACCTTGTTTTCGGCACCCTGCACACCTCCAGTGCCATGAAAACCGTGGACCGGATTGTTGAAGTTTTTCCGGCCCATCAACAGCCCCAGATTCGATCAACTCTTTCAGACGGTATCCGCGCGGTTCTGGCCCAGGTGCTGTTTAAGCGAATCGACCGCAAAGGCCGGAGCCCGGCCCTGGAGGTCATGATCGCCACCCCTGCGGTACGAAACCTCATCCGCGAGGCCAAAACCCATCAACTGGCTTCGTCCATGCAGACCGGCAAAAAATATGGTATGCAGATTTTAGACGATGCCATCATGGATCTGTACAACAAGGGGTGGATCAGCGGGGAGGACGCCTATGCCAAGTCCAATGAAAAAACCCGGTTCCGGCCGTTGATGAAAAATCCGCCAGCCGATTTTACAGAGGCGTGA
- a CDS encoding YggT family protein yields MTVYMWIIIAQAVLSWVNPDPYNPIVRIIRQVTDPVLFQIRRRIPTVFGGIDFSPIIVLLGIIFLQEFLVKSLFQLGRMM; encoded by the coding sequence TTGACTGTATATATGTGGATTATTATCGCCCAGGCGGTGCTGTCATGGGTCAATCCGGACCCGTATAACCCGATTGTGCGGATCATCCGCCAGGTTACCGACCCGGTATTGTTCCAGATTCGCCGGCGCATTCCCACGGTGTTCGGCGGAATCGACTTTTCTCCCATTATTGTTTTGCTGGGCATTATTTTTCTTCAGGAGTTTCTGGTTAAAAGCCTGTTTCAACTGGGACGGATGATGTAG
- the proC gene encoding pyrroline-5-carboxylate reductase translates to MQQIKKKIGFIGAGNMAEAMIGAVLGAGLVIPGNLFISDPDENRMAQLQSAYGLQTASDNKDLVSRCDIVIFAVKPQVIDAVLQELAAARAFDTPAGRRLFISIAAGIPLARIEKFIYAQKTDAEIQNMPVLRVMPNTPALVGAGMSGLCANRSARAADMEIAQTLLSAMGNVRVVDEEQMDAVTALSGSGPAYAFYLLEAMIEAGCELGLQADAASDLAESAVSGALSLIRARKEDPETLRSKVTSPGGTTEAAIRILDRHQVRRSIVSAVIAAAQRSRQLSRSGND, encoded by the coding sequence ATGCAACAGATCAAAAAAAAAATCGGTTTTATTGGTGCCGGCAACATGGCCGAAGCCATGATCGGCGCTGTGCTCGGCGCCGGTTTGGTTATCCCGGGGAATCTTTTCATCAGCGACCCGGATGAAAACCGCATGGCGCAGCTGCAGTCCGCATACGGCCTTCAGACGGCTTCAGACAATAAGGATCTGGTTTCCCGGTGCGACATTGTCATCTTTGCCGTCAAGCCCCAGGTCATTGACGCGGTTTTGCAGGAACTGGCCGCGGCCCGGGCATTTGACACTCCTGCCGGCCGCCGGCTGTTTATATCCATTGCCGCCGGAATCCCGCTGGCGCGCATTGAAAAGTTTATTTACGCTCAAAAAACCGATGCCGAGATCCAGAACATGCCTGTGCTAAGGGTTATGCCCAACACCCCGGCCCTTGTGGGTGCCGGCATGTCCGGTTTGTGCGCAAACAGGTCTGCCCGGGCCGCTGACATGGAAATTGCCCAAACATTGCTTTCCGCCATGGGAAACGTCAGGGTGGTGGATGAAGAACAAATGGACGCGGTCACGGCCCTGTCCGGATCCGGGCCCGCCTACGCTTTTTACCTGCTTGAAGCCATGATTGAAGCCGGCTGCGAACTCGGACTGCAGGCCGATGCGGCCTCGGATCTGGCCGAAAGTGCCGTTTCAGGTGCGCTTTCCCTGATCCGCGCCCGGAAGGAAGACCCGGAGACCCTCCGGAGCAAGGTCACTTCTCCAGGGGGCACAACCGAGGCCGCCATCCGGATTTTAGACCGGCACCAGGTCAGGCGGTCCATTGTCTCAGCGGTCATCGCCGCCGCTCAACGCTCCCGGCAGCTGAGCCGGTCCGGAAACGACTGA
- a CDS encoding protein-disulfide reductase DsbD family protein: MPCPTLTMELARILLKPRFFSCALLLVSALIFTGPANAAPDVLTAKALRSSIEISAGGRTEVALAVEMADNWHIHSNKPGESHFVAAALHLADHRGMFALENIFYPEAKEHDFAFSDKPVSVFGKSFFISATLAARNSVTAGTYDVPLELVFQACSESACAAPARARDVITVKVTGPSAARNPEQQGLDADVAGNTKKDPADSSAAMAGSGIFADIASAGLAVSLLLVFAGGLGLNLTPCVYPIIPITISYFGAQSEGRTFSLFILGLVYVLGMAMTYSAIGIISAFSGAFFGGLLQQPAVIAAIAGIFIFLALGMFGCYNFKLPDRWVARASGSRTGLFGALLMGLTMGIIAAPCIGPFVLGLMAYVAAVGDPFYGFLLFFFLSLGLGVPYLFLAVFAGKIRQLPRSGVWMEGVRHIFGLILLAMAVYFAAPLLPPITREYALPVFGIFACGYLLFFDRAGNSAVVFRRLKTGLAVLVLGFSLLGLIPPESAKDQWPAFSEPAFRQALANEGKVIMVFHADWCLPCREMDKQTFSDPRVQEAMDDFRVFEIDLTSAENRQARKTSRNFNVQGVPTVLIIDDTGQEADRITGFIDPDEMIQRLSRVH, translated from the coding sequence ATGCCGTGCCCAACACTTACCATGGAACTGGCCCGTATTTTGCTCAAACCCAGATTCTTCTCTTGCGCATTACTGCTTGTTTCCGCCCTGATTTTCACCGGCCCGGCAAATGCCGCGCCGGACGTGCTGACGGCGAAGGCCCTTCGCTCTTCCATTGAAATTTCAGCCGGCGGCCGGACCGAGGTGGCTTTGGCGGTTGAAATGGCGGATAACTGGCATATTCATTCCAACAAGCCCGGTGAAAGCCATTTTGTGGCTGCTGCACTGCATCTGGCCGATCATCGCGGGATGTTTGCCCTGGAAAACATTTTTTATCCAGAGGCCAAAGAGCACGATTTTGCGTTTTCTGACAAGCCCGTGAGCGTATTTGGCAAATCCTTTTTCATAAGCGCCACGCTTGCAGCCCGAAATTCCGTGACAGCCGGAACCTATGATGTGCCCCTGGAGCTGGTCTTTCAGGCCTGCTCCGAGTCTGCCTGCGCTGCGCCGGCCAGGGCCCGGGACGTTATAACGGTCAAGGTCACCGGGCCGTCTGCCGCCCGGAATCCGGAACAGCAGGGACTGGACGCAGATGTCGCCGGAAACACGAAAAAAGATCCTGCAGACAGCAGTGCCGCAATGGCGGGATCGGGTATTTTTGCCGACATCGCCTCTGCCGGCCTTGCCGTCAGCCTGCTGCTGGTTTTTGCCGGCGGCCTTGGGCTCAACCTCACCCCTTGTGTTTATCCCATCATTCCCATAACCATCAGCTATTTTGGCGCCCAGAGCGAGGGCCGCACATTTTCTCTGTTTATCCTGGGACTTGTTTATGTTCTGGGTATGGCCATGACCTATTCGGCCATAGGCATCATCAGTGCCTTTTCCGGCGCGTTTTTCGGAGGCCTGCTCCAGCAGCCTGCGGTCATTGCGGCGATTGCCGGAATATTTATTTTTCTGGCCCTGGGCATGTTTGGCTGCTATAATTTCAAACTCCCGGACCGATGGGTAGCCCGGGCATCCGGGTCGCGCACCGGTCTTTTCGGCGCCCTGCTCATGGGTCTGACCATGGGGATCATCGCCGCACCCTGTATCGGGCCGTTCGTGCTTGGACTTATGGCATACGTGGCCGCTGTCGGCGATCCGTTTTACGGATTTCTGCTCTTTTTTTTCCTTTCCCTGGGTCTGGGGGTTCCCTATCTGTTTCTGGCCGTGTTTGCCGGAAAAATCCGGCAACTTCCCCGTTCCGGGGTTTGGATGGAGGGGGTCAGACATATTTTCGGCCTGATTCTGCTGGCCATGGCCGTCTACTTTGCCGCCCCGCTGTTGCCGCCCATAACCCGGGAATACGCTCTTCCGGTTTTTGGTATTTTTGCCTGCGGATACTTGCTGTTTTTCGACCGGGCCGGCAATTCGGCTGTTGTTTTCCGCCGCCTGAAAACCGGTCTGGCCGTTTTGGTACTGGGATTTAGCCTATTGGGCTTAATCCCGCCGGAAAGCGCCAAGGACCAGTGGCCGGCCTTCTCAGAACCGGCCTTCCGGCAGGCTCTGGCAAACGAGGGGAAAGTGATTATGGTATTTCATGCAGACTGGTGCCTGCCTTGCCGGGAAATGGATAAACAGACTTTTTCAGATCCCCGGGTGCAGGAAGCCATGGATGACTTCCGGGTGTTTGAAATAGATCTCACCAGTGCCGAAAACCGGCAGGCCCGAAAGACCAGCCGTAATTTCAACGTTCAGGGTGTGCCCACGGTGCTGATCATTGATGACACCGGCCAGGAGGCCGACCGGATAACCGGATTTATTGACCCCGACGAAATGATTCAGCGATTGTCCCGGGTTCACTAA
- a CDS encoding thioredoxin family protein has product MTQIHTLCMMALIAGFFALAVIPAGAEQTGNSGSEINWYSYEDGMKKIRESEKKGYLHFYTDWCSYCRLMDEKTFSDADVAGYINANFIAMRVNAEQEQDLAESYRVKQFPLNWFINSNAEPIGNQPGYIPPEQMVQMLKYVQTDGYETMNFGEFMEKQDN; this is encoded by the coding sequence ATGACACAAATACACACCCTTTGCATGATGGCCCTGATTGCCGGATTTTTTGCCCTGGCGGTGATCCCGGCCGGCGCCGAGCAAACCGGCAACAGCGGCTCTGAAATCAACTGGTATTCCTATGAAGACGGCATGAAAAAAATCAGGGAAAGCGAAAAAAAAGGATATCTTCATTTTTACACGGATTGGTGCTCCTATTGCCGGTTAATGGATGAAAAAACTTTTTCTGATGCCGATGTGGCCGGCTATATCAACGCCAACTTTATTGCCATGCGGGTCAATGCCGAACAGGAGCAGGATCTGGCCGAATCCTACAGGGTCAAACAATTCCCGTTAAACTGGTTTATAAACAGCAACGCCGAACCCATTGGCAACCAGCCCGGATACATCCCACCGGAACAGATGGTTCAGATGCTCAAATACGTACAGACAGATGGTTATGAAACAATGAATTTCGGCGAATTCATGGAAAAGCAGGACAACTAG
- a CDS encoding ChaN family lipoprotein codes for MISFTSSDLLDQAMIAMVTRFAAVFLLAMAVGGCTQTAGGPGRPSPKSQYLPGTIISAETGKPVSFEALIRDIETARVIYVGETHTRKADHRAQLKILKALDQQISDLVVGMEMFSRPYQPVLDAWSSGKLSEAAFIEDTHWYANWKFDYDLYKALLDYIREQRIALYALNIEFHIPSRVAAGGIDSLLAHDRARLPKSIFLDDSDHRQYVQDIFDKHGRAATRYSFEHFYQAQCVWEDVMAESVSRHLKDRLMLVFAGNGHITHKFGIPDRAFKRTAAPFKTVMPTSGYDAEDLRAADYIWITPDKSETPH; via the coding sequence ATGATTTCGTTTACCTCATCTGACCTGCTGGATCAAGCCATGATTGCCATGGTCACCCGGTTTGCTGCGGTTTTCCTGCTGGCAATGGCCGTCGGGGGATGCACGCAAACAGCCGGTGGCCCCGGGCGGCCCTCGCCGAAATCCCAATATCTTCCCGGCACCATCATTTCCGCAGAAACCGGAAAACCGGTTTCCTTTGAAGCATTGATTCGGGACATTGAAACCGCCCGTGTCATCTATGTGGGTGAAACGCATACGCGCAAAGCCGATCACCGGGCCCAGCTCAAAATTTTAAAAGCTCTTGATCAGCAGATTTCAGACTTGGTCGTGGGCATGGAGATGTTTTCCAGACCCTATCAGCCCGTCCTTGATGCCTGGAGCAGCGGAAAGTTGTCTGAGGCCGCCTTTATTGAAGACACACACTGGTATGCCAACTGGAAATTCGACTATGATTTGTACAAGGCCCTGTTGGATTATATTCGGGAGCAGCGGATTGCGCTTTACGCCCTAAACATTGAATTCCACATCCCTTCCCGGGTTGCCGCCGGCGGCATTGACTCCCTGCTGGCCCATGACCGCGCCCGCCTGCCGAAATCAATTTTTTTGGATGATTCCGATCACCGGCAATACGTGCAGGATATTTTTGACAAACACGGCCGTGCCGCAACCCGGTATTCTTTTGAACATTTCTACCAGGCCCAGTGTGTCTGGGAGGATGTGATGGCTGAATCCGTCAGCCGGCACTTAAAAGACCGGCTCATGCTTGTTTTTGCCGGAAACGGCCATATCACCCACAAGTTCGGCATCCCGGACCGCGCTTTTAAACGCACCGCTGCGCCATTTAAAACCGTCATGCCGACTTCCGGCTATGACGCCGAAGATCTCCGCGCTGCCGATTATATCTGGATCACTCCTGATAAGTCCGAAACGCCTCATTAA
- a CDS encoding ribonucleoside triphosphate reductase: MFTHIKKRNGRVASFDASKITAAIAKAGSATDEFDEAMAKKLMLRVLTLAHEMQLPSPPEVEEIQDIVERVLIESPFHKSAKAYILYREQHAQIRNITTRANVELVENYVQKMDWKIKENSNMSFSLQGLNNYISSDVTAEYWLNRIYPHEVRNAHKNGDLHIHDLSLLSVYCVGWDLQDLLQVGFMGVPGKVESAPPKHLRSALGQVVNFFYTLQGEAAGAQAVSNFDTLLAPFIRYDDLSFREVKQALQEFVFNINIPTRVGFQTPFTNITMDLNVPKMLKDTPVILGGQMQPETYGQFQEEMDTFNRAFAEVMMEGDAKGRVFTFPIPTYNITADFDWDNPNLDNIWKMTGKYGIPYFSNFVNSDMSPEDARSMCCRLRLDNRELKKRGGGLFGANPLTGSIGVVTVNLPRIGYLAQNREDFLSRLYQQMQIAAQSLTIKRKVLEKFTEQSLYPYSKFYLRAIKDQTGSYWTNHFSTIGLIGMNEACMNLLGTDIGTDEGRQFAVDVLDYMRGTIEQLQEDTGEFYNLEATPGEGTAYRLAMLDKKAFSDVMCANETEFNQGADPFYTNSSQLPVNYTDDVFEALELQDDLQTRYTGGTVFHIFLGEQMVQFESAKNLVRKVTENFHMPYFTISPTFSVCPSHGYISGYHEKCPTCDQPAEVYSRVVGYLRPVHQWNNGKQCEFNMRQTFQVAS, from the coding sequence ATGTTCACACACATTAAGAAGCGCAACGGCAGAGTTGCTTCTTTTGATGCATCCAAAATCACCGCAGCCATTGCCAAGGCCGGCAGTGCCACCGACGAATTCGACGAGGCAATGGCAAAGAAGCTAATGCTTCGCGTCCTGACCCTTGCCCATGAAATGCAGCTGCCGTCCCCGCCGGAGGTTGAGGAAATCCAGGACATCGTTGAACGGGTCCTGATTGAATCGCCTTTTCACAAATCCGCCAAGGCCTATATCTTATACCGGGAGCAGCACGCCCAGATCCGCAATATCACCACCCGGGCAAATGTGGAACTCGTTGAGAATTACGTCCAGAAAATGGACTGGAAGATCAAGGAAAACAGCAACATGAGCTTCTCCCTCCAGGGGCTCAACAACTATATTTCCTCTGATGTCACCGCCGAGTACTGGCTGAACCGGATTTATCCGCACGAGGTGCGCAATGCCCACAAAAACGGAGATCTCCATATTCATGACCTGAGTCTGCTGTCGGTCTACTGCGTTGGCTGGGATCTGCAGGATCTTTTACAGGTCGGCTTCATGGGCGTTCCGGGCAAAGTGGAAAGCGCCCCGCCCAAGCACCTGCGCTCGGCCCTGGGGCAGGTGGTCAATTTTTTCTACACCCTTCAGGGTGAGGCGGCCGGCGCCCAGGCCGTATCCAATTTCGATACTTTGCTGGCCCCGTTTATCCGATATGATGACCTGTCGTTTAGAGAGGTCAAGCAGGCGCTTCAGGAATTTGTCTTTAACATCAACATTCCCACCCGGGTGGGGTTTCAAACCCCGTTTACCAACATCACCATGGACTTAAACGTCCCCAAAATGTTAAAAGACACCCCCGTGATCCTTGGCGGACAAATGCAGCCGGAAACATACGGCCAGTTCCAGGAGGAAATGGACACGTTTAACCGCGCCTTTGCCGAAGTCATGATGGAAGGCGATGCCAAGGGCCGCGTGTTTACGTTTCCCATCCCCACTTACAACATCACCGCGGATTTTGACTGGGACAATCCCAATCTGGACAATATCTGGAAAATGACCGGCAAATACGGGATTCCCTATTTCTCCAACTTTGTCAACTCGGATATGTCGCCGGAAGACGCCAGATCCATGTGCTGTCGGCTCCGTCTGGACAACCGTGAACTGAAAAAACGCGGCGGCGGCCTTTTCGGAGCAAACCCCTTGACCGGATCCATCGGCGTGGTCACGGTCAATCTGCCCAGGATCGGCTACCTTGCCCAAAACCGGGAGGATTTCCTTTCCCGGCTTTATCAGCAGATGCAGATTGCCGCCCAGAGCCTGACCATCAAGCGCAAGGTTCTGGAAAAATTCACCGAGCAGAGCCTGTATCCTTATTCAAAATTTTATCTGCGTGCCATCAAGGATCAAACCGGATCTTACTGGACCAACCATTTCTCCACCATTGGGTTAATCGGCATGAACGAGGCCTGCATGAACCTGCTCGGCACCGATATCGGCACTGATGAAGGCCGGCAGTTTGCCGTCGATGTTCTGGATTACATGCGCGGCACCATTGAACAGCTCCAGGAGGACACCGGGGAGTTCTACAACCTTGAGGCAACCCCCGGCGAGGGTACCGCCTACCGGCTGGCCATGCTGGACAAAAAGGCTTTTTCCGACGTGATGTGCGCAAATGAAACCGAATTTAACCAGGGAGCGGATCCGTTTTACACCAACTCCAGCCAGCTGCCGGTCAATTATACAGATGACGTATTTGAAGCACTGGAACTCCAGGATGATCTGCAGACCCGGTACACCGGCGGAACTGTGTTTCACATTTTCCTCGGCGAGCAGATGGTTCAGTTTGAATCCGCAAAGAATCTGGTGCGCAAGGTCACGGAAAACTTTCACATGCCTTATTTTACCATTTCTCCCACCTTCAGCGTGTGCCCGAGCCATGGTTACATCAGCGGTTATCACGAAAAATGTCCCACGTGTGATCAACCGGCCGAAGTCTACTCCCGGGTAGTCGGGTACCTGCGGCCGGTGCACCAGTGGAACAACGGCAAACAGTGCGAGTTCAACATGCGGCAGACCTTTCAGGTGGCTTCCTGA
- a CDS encoding anaerobic ribonucleoside-triphosphate reductase activating protein yields the protein METEPSPIPDEAEMHIGGLLKYSLIDYPPHISCVIFTAGCNFRCPYCHNPELAVTGADTRHLSRNHVMDFLATRKKYLDGAVISGGEPTLHPDLAGFCADLKSMGFLVKLDTNGSRPEVIRELVKNSLVDYLAMDIKTDPELYNQYIAVQADAAALRSSVQIIIESGLAHEFRTTCVHPLITRETLKSIAELVAGADLHAFQHVQNKNVLDPSFFDEQGRVSSDDDMEAFQTLMAGYVKKVIIR from the coding sequence TTGGAAACAGAACCAAGCCCTATACCGGATGAGGCTGAAATGCATATAGGCGGCCTGCTCAAGTACTCTTTAATCGATTATCCGCCCCACATCAGCTGCGTGATTTTTACGGCCGGGTGTAATTTCCGGTGCCCGTACTGCCATAACCCCGAACTGGCAGTCACCGGCGCCGACACCCGGCATCTTTCCCGAAACCATGTCATGGACTTTCTGGCCACCCGGAAAAAATACCTTGACGGAGCGGTCATTTCCGGCGGGGAACCCACCCTTCACCCGGACCTGGCCGGATTTTGCGCTGATCTCAAGTCCATGGGATTTCTTGTCAAACTCGACACCAACGGGAGCCGCCCGGAAGTGATTCGGGAGCTTGTGAAAAACAGCCTTGTGGATTATCTGGCCATGGATATCAAAACCGATCCTGAACTCTATAACCAGTATATAGCAGTTCAGGCAGACGCTGCTGCGCTACGCAGTTCTGTTCAAATCATTATTGAATCCGGGCTTGCCCACGAATTCCGGACTACCTGCGTCCACCCTCTGATTACCCGGGAAACGCTAAAATCCATTGCTGAATTGGTTGCAGGAGCCGACCTCCACGCTTTTCAACATGTTCAGAACAAAAACGTCCTTGACCCGAGTTTTTTTGACGAACAAGGGCGCGTCTCTTCAGATGATGACATGGAGGCGTTCCAAACTCTCATGGCCGGTTATGTCAAAAAGGTCATCATTCGATAG